The Buchnera aphidicola str. Ak (Acyrthosiphon kondoi) genome contains a region encoding:
- the leuD gene encoding 3-isopropylmalate dehydratase small subunit: MLKFIGHTGIVVPLDISNIDTDIIIPKQFLKRVNKIGFGKYLFHDWRFLDVNQKIKNEQFILNKKIYKNASILLTGENFGCGSSREHAVWSLVDYGFKVIIAPSFADIFYDNSFNNKLLLITLSKSEISFLFDIVKCDIAINFNISLIDKTITVNKNIFSFELDDSYYFCLLNNLDSIDLTMKHLSDIKTYEGGISDFILERREFKS, translated from the coding sequence ATGTTAAAATTTATTGGTCATACAGGTATTGTTGTTCCCTTAGATATATCTAATATAGATACGGATATTATTATTCCTAAGCAATTTTTAAAAAGAGTAAATAAAATTGGATTTGGTAAATACTTATTTCATGACTGGCGTTTTCTTGATGTAAATCAAAAGATTAAAAATGAGCAATTTATTTTAAATAAGAAAATTTATAAAAATGCAAGTATTTTATTAACTGGTGAGAATTTTGGCTGTGGATCTTCAAGAGAGCATGCTGTTTGGTCTTTAGTAGATTATGGATTTAAAGTAATCATAGCACCTAGTTTTGCTGATATTTTTTATGATAACAGTTTTAATAATAAACTACTTTTAATTACTTTAAGTAAAAGTGAAATTTCATTTCTTTTTGATATTGTAAAGTGTGATATAGCTATTAATTTTAATATTAGTTTAATTGATAAAACAATTACTGTAAATAAAAATATATTTTCATTTGAATTAGATGATTCTTATTATTTTTGTTTATTAAATAATTTAGATAGTATTGACTTAACTATGAAACATTTATCGGATATAAAAACTTATGAAGGGGGTATATCTGATTTTATTTTAGAAAGGCGAGAGTTTAAATCTTAA